CGTTTGTGAGTTGAGGAAGTATCACATAAGTTACAAGTAACACCAGAACCGTGCTGACGATTCTTAAATTAGTTTTCATATACTTCAGTGAATTCCCTTAATTAAAATGGGTGAATTTAACAAATTGTAATTTTTGGTCTTTACGCCTAATTTTCCGTTGCCTTGGTTATGAAATCCTTATACCCATCTAAATAGAAGCACAGAGATAAGTAATAGAATCTGTATTTTTGAATCCCCATCACTTCTATGATGATTCACTTAATTGTCACCTTGAAAATTCTATAAATCAGTAATACTACTGAACAAACCCGTTCTATCTTTCATACCATTGAGCCTGATTGATTACCACTATCTACTGAAATATCAAGCATCCTACCTATTTTCATGAAATTTTAACAATTGTGTGAAAAAATACAGTACTTCTCCTATGATGATTTTATGTATTACCTATTAGGTTGCTGAGAATCTTGTAAATTTCTATGGTAAGACCGTAAATTTTCTTAGAGATTAAAACAATAAAATTTACAAAAATTGCCAAAATGCCAAATAAATCAGCATAATTACGGATTAAATGGGAAATTTAGTTGTTATGGTTTGTTTTACAATGTGTTACATCGTTAATTTTCTTAGCTGATTGAGATAATCAAAACTGATAACATCAGCCTCAATCTTGAAGAATAGTATTGGTATCAATCTATGACTAATTCTTGGGATAGAGGTTTCTGAGCGATCGCCAGTAATTCTCATAACTACACTCAGGAGAGGGCTGTTTGCGGTAAAGCAGCAGAACTAACAGAAAACAGGCGAAATTGAGCATAAACTCGATAGCATAGGAATTGCCATGACTCAGCCTAGGGAGAAAATGAAATCTAGCTCACTATGATAATTATCCCTAGGGAAGAATTCTCTCATCTCTATCGATAGGTAGAAATACTCGAAATATGAAACTATGAAACGCTACCGTTGATAGATGATAAGTGTTGAAAGTTTCCAGGAAAGCAGAAAAAGTTGGCTTTGGGAAATTATCTCTACAAAGTCATGTCTGGAGAAAAATCCTAAACCAAGTTGTATGGGGAAAATCTGGATTGATTTATGTCTCTCTCTGTTAAAAATCTCTTGGAATTGCAAAAGAAGCTGCGAGATTATGACTGCGATTTCCAAATGGAATTAAGCGATGGCAGAATAAATCTTATGGAACCGGTGGATGTTTATGCGAGTGAAATTGGTGCAGAAATGATGCGGTTGTTAGGGAATTGGGTTAAACCGCGCAAATTAGGACGGGTATTAGACTCCGGTTGTGGCTATATTTTACCAAATAAGTATTTAAAAGCGCCTCATATTTCCTTTATTCGTGCCCAGCGTCTCAAACAAAGTCCTCGTTATTTTGCGCGCATTGTTCCCGATTTAGTTATAGAGATTAAAGCTCACCGCGATCGCCTAGAATTTTTAGAAGAGAAAATCCAACTATTTTTACAGTTAGGAACCCAAGTCGGCGTGCTAATAGATGCAGATATTTTACAGGTGAAAGTTTATCATCCTACAGAAGCAACTATTACCTTCAATCAGGATGATACTCTTACCCTACCGCAAATCTTACCTGGATTAGAAGTGGCGATCGCCAATATTTTCCCACCGATATTTGATTAAGCATCAGAACTATCAACACCCATTCTATATCCGAGTCAGATTTACCACAAAATATTACTTCTTCACTAGAATATATGCTGTTGCATACTCTGGTAACCGACTAATATGCTTTTTAAAAGCCTGCTGACTAGGGAAAATTCCTGCGAGGAAATCTAGTTGATAAAGATTAGGTAAGAAAGCACCACCCGTATCAGCAATGACTCCCATGCGTAACCTTTTCTGTTTACCTTGATTGTACTCAATGACAACAACTCTACCTAAACCAATATTTAAAATATCCCCAGCAAAAGTAACTCCTGGTTTAATGGATATCTTGGCATCTATGTTATAGCCATAACCCTTAATTGCATCAACTTTCCGAAAATACCAGTAACGTTTTTGAGCATGGGGGCGAATTTTTTTGTCGTAGGGAATTTCGTTATTTCTATCAACATTAAAATAATCTTCAGAGCCATCATTAAACTTAATTAAAATGGTTCCCTGCATCAGAGCTTCTTCTAAACCATCACGAGTTAAATAAGCTAAAGGTTCTACCTTGCCAAATTCCTTACCACCGGGCTCATAAATACCCGATAAGACATCTTGTTTTGTGTAGCGAGTGTAGAACTTATCAGTGGCTAAATTATCCTTGAGACTATAGATAGCTGTGTTGAATTTAGCTGTCTTTTTCCGTGAGCCAGGATGAATAAAAACTGCATATTTGGTAATTCTCAGTTTTTCCTGTTGAGATTTTTTTGGATTATAGGCATCCCACTTAATAACTTGAAAATTCTGATTAATAAATTCAGAGTCTTGTAAACGAGTGGTGCGACCTTTGGCAATATCTTCCTGGAGGACAGTAATCATAAATTCGAGAGTTTGTAGAATTTTCTCTGTGGTGACTCCCGATGCAGTAATTAAATTTGTGCGTAATATATCTGGGTCAGAATTACTATATTTTTGAAAATACTCTCTAGTATTAATCAAGACTGTCAACAAGTCTTTTTGATTAACAATAATTTTATTACTTGGTAACTTCTTCTGAGAGAGAATCTCACCAGGATTAACATTGAATTGGAATTTTTTAAACTCATCAATTACCGCATAACTAGCGGCAGATAATAAATTAGAAGATTTCGGAGAATTTGGAGAAATATTTGGGGAATTCTGAGACGATGTAGATAGAGAAGTATTTGTTTGTGTAGTAGTAGAGATAGCTGAATTCAAGGAAAGCCAAGACGAAACCATTAATGCATTCCAAGATGTCGGTGTATCTGGGCTAGAGTTCTGGAGATTTTGCGATGTTGGGAAATTTTGAGAAATTCTCGGAAGGGAGAAACCTAGTACTACTGTAGTGAGAATACCTATAGAGCAAGATATTTTTGATGGAAGTTGAAATTTCATAATATTCGTCAGTGGTTTTGCTGCACAAAATTATCTCACCACTAGCTGAGAAATAGGGCAAGGGGAAAATCTGAAATCTTTGAGAATCCCTGTGACTTGAGCCTAGAAATAGGTCAATGGTATCATTCCACTAAACCATGCTTCATGGCAAAGCGTACTAGTTCAGCGCGATTGCTAGTCGAGGATTTTCGCAACAGACTACTAACATACTTCTCCACAGTCCGAGGGCTGAGGTGTAATTTATGACCTATTTCGACATTAGATAAGCCATGGGTCAAGAGTTCTAAAACTTCTTGCTCTCTGGGACTGAGTTCTGCAAATAGTCCCGAATCGATACGGTCATTTGATGAGTAATTATCTATACCTTTTTGTGTGGATGGATTGGTATTTTGGGCATGGAAAACAAGATACTCTGATTGAATAATCCGCGATCGCTCTAGTAAATTACTGATAGCTGCTCCTAACTCTTCCAATTCAAACGGCTTAGGCAAATACAAATCACATCCTGACTGATATCCCAGAATTCTTTCCTCAGTCTTGGCACGAGCTGTTAATAAAATGACTGGTAATAACCGCAGTGTCGGTTTTTGTCTCACCTGACGTACTAATTCATAACCGTTCATCACCGGCATCACAATGTCAGTCACCATTAAATCGGGGCGAGAAATTTCTACTTGCTCTAAAGCTTCTTGACCGTTATTTACAGTAATTACCGAGTAACCACACAGATACAAATAATCACTAATCGCGGCAAGAGTACCCGGATCGTCATCCACTACAAGAATTTTCAAGGGCATGGACATTACACCCCTAGCCTGAAATAACTAAAACTTTGCTTGATGTAACCATTAGTCAGTAAATACAAGCAAATACTCTTATGATTCATACTACGACAGTAATGTCATGTAATTAGAGATTTGAGATGGGCGATCGCTTCCATCACGGAAAATTGGACTAATGGATTGACCTCATAGATGAAATATCAATTTGAGATATGAGATGAAAACAAAATTGTAACCCCTTTCCTTTGTGAAGGAATCAAAGGTCGTGATTCTGTGATATCTATTCTATGTTTTTTCCCAAGAAAAGCCTATGAGTCTGGTTGTAAAATCCAGGTACAAGGCAAAATCATCCAGTAGCTGGCAGAGTTATGACAATCTGGAGATGTCAAATCTTGTTCAATCGCGGCTTGTTGCCCATATATTGGCATACTGAGAGCTAGGTCGAACCCTTACCCCTATCCTCTTGATAGAGATGCTACTCTGACAAAAATATATTTTCCCCAAATATCAATACTTCTATCTCTAGACTCAAAACCCAGACATAAATCCTCAACACCGAGTATTTTTGATATTTGATGAAAACCCTTCCATTGGTTAGAAGATAATTATCAGTGAATTGGGTATCCTGGACTTCTAAATACAGGTCAAGTAAAAGTCCATGGTTCCAATTAGAGATAATAATCCCACAACAATTACTCCCTATGTCACCTATGGGCTAATTGCCTTGAATGTCGTGGCATTTATTTATGAAGCCAGTTTACCACCACAAATTTTAGATAATTTTTTGCATCTATTTGCCGTGGTTCCCCGTGAGCTTTCAGCAAATTTCGCTGGTATTCCTGTGAATCAAGGTATACCAGAATGGTCTACTTTAATCTCCTCTCAATTTTTACACGGAGGTTTTTTGCACCTAGGCGGTAATATGTTATTTCTCTGGATTTTCGGAAATAACGTAGAAGATAAGTTAGGTCATGGCAAGTTTTTATTTTTCTATTTAGCCTGTGGAGTCTTAGCTGCTTTGACTCAGTGGTATTTTTCCCAGGGTTCTACCGTACCATCTTTAGGTGCAAGTGGCGCGATCGCGGGGGTAATGGGTGCATATATTCTTCGCTTTCCCCAAGCAGAAATCCTTACCCTTGTACCTTTAGGAATATTTTTCCCCACTTTCCGTATTCCAGCATTTTATTTTCTGGGATTTTGGTTTGTTCAACAAGCTTTCTATGGTCTTGCTAGCCTAGAATCACCAACAAATATTGGTATGGAAAGCGGGGGGATTGCTTACTGGGCGCACGCTGGCGGTTTTATCTTCGGAGCTATTCTTGCACCTTTACTAGGTTTATTTCAAGACCAAGCCCAGGAGAAATATGATTAATTCTAAGGGCTACAGCCCACAACCTGGAAAATTTATCTTAATCTAATTGTCCAGTTGACTAGGCTATTTTAACCAACTTTGGGGGTTTCAATCCCCGTCACAAAACGTAATTACGTTAGCGTGAGTTCTCCCGCAGGGAGCATTACGAATTATTTTAATAGCGCTTCATAGCTCGTTGCATATCTCGTTGATCTTGACGACGTTTTAAATCTTCTCGCTTGTCATGTATCTTTTTACCCTTGGCTAAACCAATAGTCAGTTTTACCCAACCTCGCTTGAAATACATTTTTAAGGGAATCAGAGTCAAACCTTGCTGTTCGACTTTACCAATTAACTTGCGAATTTCTTGACGATGCATTAACAGTTTGCGGGTGCGTCGAGGTTCATGGTTAAAATACTGACCACTGGCGTTATAGGGTGAAATATGGGCATTAAGCAACCAAACTTCACCATTTCGCAACAAAGCATAGCCATCTTGAAGATTGACTTTACCTGCACGAATGGATTTCACCTCGGTTCCCGTCAATTGAATTCCAGCTTCGTAAGTCTCCAGAATTTCGTATAAAAAACGGGCTTGTCGATTATCCGTAATTACCTTGTAACCGTCGTTGTTATCTTTATCACTCATCGATAAATTTTAATCTAGTTCTTATCTGACAAATTTTTGGGGTTGTTGCGGACATCTGTGAGCAATTATTTAATTCCTACAGGATACTCAGTTGGATGCCAGCCTTATTCTACTTAATGTAGCCTTTTTCTGGGATTTTTGTCTGGTGAAGGCGGCTACGGTGTACAATTTCTGTCCCTGGGGGTTGTAAATCTTTTAGGGGAGGAAAACAGGATTAAAAACCTTTACTTGTGTGTAGCGTAGCTTTTGATAGGAGAAAGATATTTACCCATTCCCCATTACCTATTCCCCATAAGATTATGGATAGCAAGGTTCTGAGTAGTTAAAGTAAATCTCTTCAATCACATGGCTAGTGAAAATATTTTTGATGCTGAAGATAGGGTCAGAAATATCCCTAAGGTTGGTATTCTGACGATGTTCCGCTTGGGTTTATTCCAGATGGGATTGGGGATTATGTCAATTCTTACCTTGGGTGTGTTGAATCGCATCATGATTAAGGAGTTGGCTATTCCCGCGACGGTGGTTGCATTCACGATCGCCATGCATCAATTTGTCGCTCCGACTCGTTTATGGTTTGGACAGATGTCTGACAGCAAAAAGTTGTTTGGTTATCACCGTACGGGTTACATCTGGTTGGGAGCTGGTTTATTTGCGATCGCCGCTTTTTTAGCTGTGCAAATTACCTGGCAACTTGGTGCTAGTTTTTACGCTGGCGGTTGGGGTAATGGACAAACCTACGGCTGTTTGGGATTATTAGCTGGGGTATTTGCCTTGTACGGCTTGGCTTTAAGCTGTAGCTCCACACCCTTTGCCGCATT
The Calothrix sp. 336/3 DNA segment above includes these coding regions:
- a CDS encoding Uma2 family endonuclease; protein product: MSLSVKNLLELQKKLRDYDCDFQMELSDGRINLMEPVDVYASEIGAEMMRLLGNWVKPRKLGRVLDSGCGYILPNKYLKAPHISFIRAQRLKQSPRYFARIVPDLVIEIKAHRDRLEFLEEKIQLFLQLGTQVGVLIDADILQVKVYHPTEATITFNQDDTLTLPQILPGLEVAIANIFPPIFD
- a CDS encoding response regulator transcription factor, yielding MPLKILVVDDDPGTLAAISDYLYLCGYSVITVNNGQEALEQVEISRPDLMVTDIVMPVMNGYELVRQVRQKPTLRLLPVILLTARAKTEERILGYQSGCDLYLPKPFELEELGAAISNLLERSRIIQSEYLVFHAQNTNPSTQKGIDNYSSNDRIDSGLFAELSPREQEVLELLTHGLSNVEIGHKLHLSPRTVEKYVSSLLRKSSTSNRAELVRFAMKHGLVE
- a CDS encoding rhomboid family intramembrane serine protease, which codes for MVPIRDNNPTTITPYVTYGLIALNVVAFIYEASLPPQILDNFLHLFAVVPRELSANFAGIPVNQGIPEWSTLISSQFLHGGFLHLGGNMLFLWIFGNNVEDKLGHGKFLFFYLACGVLAALTQWYFSQGSTVPSLGASGAIAGVMGAYILRFPQAEILTLVPLGIFFPTFRIPAFYFLGFWFVQQAFYGLASLESPTNIGMESGGIAYWAHAGGFIFGAILAPLLGLFQDQAQEKYD
- the smpB gene encoding SsrA-binding protein SmpB; translated protein: MSDKDNNDGYKVITDNRQARFLYEILETYEAGIQLTGTEVKSIRAGKVNLQDGYALLRNGEVWLLNAHISPYNASGQYFNHEPRRTRKLLMHRQEIRKLIGKVEQQGLTLIPLKMYFKRGWVKLTIGLAKGKKIHDKREDLKRRQDQRDMQRAMKRY